DNA sequence from the Planctomycetota bacterium genome:
TCGTCGTAGAAGCAGCGGAAGCGCTTCTTCATCGACTCGAAGACCTGCCGCGCCAGCTCGGGCATCCCCGCCTTGTTCACGAGCGGCAGCACGGCCACCTTGATGGGCGCCAGGCGCGGGTGCAGGCGCAGGAACCGCTCGGTCTCGCCCTTCTCGGTCACCACCTCCTCGAAGGCGTCCACCAGAAACGTCAGCAGCGAGCGGTCCACCCCCGCCGACGGCTCGATCACGTAGGGCACGTAGCGCTCGCGAGTCTGCTGGTCGAAGTACTCCAGCGCCTTGCCCGAGTACTCCGCATGGCGCTTAAGGTCGAAGTCGGTGCGGTTCGCGATCCCCTCCAGCTCGCTCCAGCCGAAGGGGAACTCGTACTCGACGTCCACGCAGGCCTTGGCGTAGTGGGCCAGCTCGTTCTGGGCGTGGGGCCGCAGACGCAGCTTCGCGGCGCGGATGCCCAGGTCGGTGTACCAGCGGAACCGTTCGGCCTTCCAGTGGTCGAACCAGGTCTCGTCGGTGCCGGGCTTGCAGAAGAACTCGATCTCCATCTGCTCGAACTCGCGGGTGCGGAAGATGAAGTTGCCGGGCGTGATCTCGTTGCGGAAGCTCTTGCCGATCTGCGCGATGCCGAACGGCGGCTTCAGGCGGGCCGAGGTCATCACGTTCTCGAAGTTCACGAAGATGCCCTGCGCCGTCTCGGGCCGCAGGAACACCACCGCCGCCGCCTCCTCCACCGGGCCCATGAACGTCTTGAACATCAGGTTGAACTGGCGGGCCTCGGTCAGTTCGCCGCCGCACTCCGGGCAACGCTTGATGTCAGCAATGTGGTCAGCGCGGAACCGCTTCTTGCACCCCTTGCAGTCCACCAGCGGGTCGGTGAAGCCGGCCACGTGCCCCGACGCCTCCCACACGCGCGGGTGCATCAGGATGGAGGCGTCAATCCCCACCACATCCTCACGGTCGCGCACCACAGCGTTCCACCAGGCCTCCTTCACGTTCCGCTTCAGCTCCGAGCCCAGCGGGCCGTAGTCCCAGCAGCTATTCAGTCCCCCATAGATTTCGCTAGACTGGAAGATGAACCCGCGCCGCTTGCACAGCGACACGATCTTCTCCATCACATCCTGCTCGGCCTTTGCGTTCGCCATTCGATACTCCTGGACCGGGGCCTCGTAGCCGCAAGCAAGCGCCTATTTTACCAGGAACCCGCCTTCCGGCCAAACGCGGTGCCGCCATCCAGTACGGCCCCCAGTCTTCCGCCTGCGCCGTGGCCCGAAGCCCACACACCCTGGGACCCTTGTCCCCAGGAAGCCTCTCTCCCCTCCCCCCGTTCCTCCGCTCTGCACCCCGGTTGGCCGCCAATCGCCCGTCCTCGGCCTTCCACCCATACTTGCTCACCGTCCGGACACGGCCTGTATGGCCGGAACCTCTAGAATCGCCCATTCTCCCCGTTCCATCCATACTTGCTCACTTTCTCCCCCACAGGAGTGAGCAAGTATGGACGCGCGCCCTGTGGCCACACCGCTCCCGCGACTCCCCTTCGCCTTACGAACATCCTCACCATTCATAACAAATTGATACTACAAGGCTTACGCCTCCATCATGGGCCATCGTGTGCACCGCGGGCCAGGCACCGCTGGTTTGCCTGCCCTTGCGCCGCGGCTTCCATGCGGCGCGGCCGCCTTCGGATGTGTTTGTGGGCGGAACATCCCTAGGAGCCTGTCCAAGAATCCGCGTCGGACTGCGACGCCCGCGATTCTGGCCACAGGCTAGGAGCACG
Encoded proteins:
- a CDS encoding glycine--tRNA ligase, whose protein sequence is MANAKAEQDVMEKIVSLCKRRGFIFQSSEIYGGLNSCWDYGPLGSELKRNVKEAWWNAVVRDREDVVGIDASILMHPRVWEASGHVAGFTDPLVDCKGCKKRFRADHIADIKRCPECGGELTEARQFNLMFKTFMGPVEEAAAVVFLRPETAQGIFVNFENVMTSARLKPPFGIAQIGKSFRNEITPGNFIFRTREFEQMEIEFFCKPGTDETWFDHWKAERFRWYTDLGIRAAKLRLRPHAQNELAHYAKACVDVEYEFPFGWSELEGIANRTDFDLKRHAEYSGKALEYFDQQTRERYVPYVIEPSAGVDRSLLTFLVDAFEEVVTEKGETERFLRLHPRLAPIKVAVLPLVNKAGMPELARQVFESMKKRFRCFYDDSGAIGRRYRRQDEAGTPYCVTVDGQSLEDNTVTVRYRDSREQPRVAIPELAAFVGEKLEGARSNIV